CCGGTGTATGACAAACCGATGATCTATTATCCGTTGTCCACACTGTTGCTGGCAGGTATTCGTGAGATTATGATCATCAGTACCCCTCATGACCTTCCTTTATTTGAACGATTGATGGGGGATGGATCGGAGATTGGCGTCTCGTTTTCCTATATGGAGCAGCCCAGTCCCGACGGGCTGGCGCAGGCCTTTCTTCTTGGTGCGGATTTCATCGGAGATGACTCGGTCTGCCTTATTCTCGGGGACAATATTTTTTACGGTCCTGGATTTTCCAGCATTCTGCAGCGGGCCATGGCCAGGGAATCGGGCTCAACCATTTTTGCCTATCAGGTCAAAGACCCCGAGCGCTATGGAGTCGTGGATTTCGATGCGCAGGGACGTGCCTTGTCGCTGGAAGAAAAGCCGGCCAATCCCAAGTCAAATTATGCCGTTCCCGGGTTGTATTTTTATGATAGGCGCGTCGTCGATATTACACGCAATA
This portion of the Spartobacteria bacterium genome encodes:
- the rfbA gene encoding glucose-1-phosphate thymidylyltransferase; this encodes MKGIILAGGSGTRLHPLTKVISKQMLPVYDKPMIYYPLSTLLLAGIREIMIISTPHDLPLFERLMGDGSEIGVSFSYMEQPSPDGLAQAFLLGADFIGDDSVCLILGDNIFYGPGFSSILQRAMARESGSTIFAYQVKDPERYGVVDFDAQGRALSLEEKPANPKSNYAVPGLYFYDRRVVDITRNMKPSPRGELEITDVNRQYLEWNALHVEVLGRGFAWLDTGTHESLQEASSFVETMEKRTDLKVSCVEEIAWRKGFISTEQLMKIGESMHKNDYGQYLLHLARQESCIK